A genomic region of Candidatus Rokuibacteriota bacterium contains the following coding sequences:
- a CDS encoding serine hydrolase domain-containing protein, which translates to MRTLVSLVMSALIVLSASMAWAQALPSARPDQVGLSSERLDRIGAVLRSEIEKGKFPGAVAVVARKGRIVYFESFGSRDKAAGAPMGKDAIFRIYSMTKPLVTVGAMVLVEEGRLVLTDPVSKYLPPFAKLQVSALKFDPINGRVTYTMVPAEREMTIQDLLRHTSGLVYGEITVNAPVKEAYTKAGVYQPDGFPFDARDMTPAEQVERLAKAPLAHQPGTVWEYSLSSDVLGRVVEAASGMTLGRFLEERLFQPLKMTDSGFFVPAAKLGRVAQALPGWPVKLLDVTAPPKNDSGGAGGVSTAADYLRFSQMLLNGGQLDRVRVLSPSTVRLMTSDHLARITVGVTPTPTPGELLLGTLGYTFGLGFAVRQGDGVAGTPGSAGEYMWAGFGGTYFWVDPKQELVGIFMTQAPSPERAYYRKLFKQLVYQAIVE; encoded by the coding sequence ATGAGAACGCTGGTCAGCCTCGTTATGTCCGCCCTCATCGTTCTGTCCGCCTCGATGGCCTGGGCGCAGGCGTTGCCCTCGGCCCGGCCGGATCAGGTGGGTCTCTCTTCGGAACGCCTGGACCGCATTGGCGCGGTCTTGCGGAGCGAGATCGAAAAGGGCAAGTTCCCCGGCGCGGTCGCCGTGGTCGCCCGCAAGGGCCGGATCGTGTACTTCGAGAGCTTTGGCTCTCGGGACAAGGCGGCCGGTGCTCCGATGGGCAAGGACGCGATCTTTCGCATCTACTCGATGACGAAACCGCTCGTCACGGTGGGGGCGATGGTGCTGGTGGAGGAGGGGCGGCTCGTTCTCACCGACCCGGTCTCGAAGTATCTCCCGCCGTTCGCGAAGCTCCAGGTGAGTGCGTTGAAGTTCGACCCGATCAACGGCCGGGTGACCTACACGATGGTGCCTGCCGAGCGGGAAATGACAATTCAGGACCTGCTCCGGCACACCTCCGGCTTGGTGTACGGCGAGATCACGGTAAACGCGCCAGTGAAGGAGGCATACACGAAGGCCGGAGTGTATCAGCCGGATGGCTTCCCGTTCGACGCGAGGGATATGACCCCCGCCGAGCAGGTCGAGCGCCTGGCGAAGGCGCCGCTCGCCCACCAGCCCGGGACGGTCTGGGAGTACAGTTTATCCTCGGACGTGCTCGGCCGGGTGGTCGAGGCGGCCTCCGGGATGACGCTCGGTCGGTTCCTCGAGGAGCGCCTGTTCCAACCGCTCAAGATGACGGACTCCGGCTTCTTCGTTCCCGCGGCCAAGCTCGGACGGGTGGCCCAGGCGCTGCCGGGTTGGCCGGTCAAGCTCCTCGACGTCACGGCGCCGCCGAAGAACGACTCGGGCGGAGCAGGTGGCGTGTCGACGGCCGCCGACTACCTGCGCTTTTCCCAAATGCTGCTGAATGGTGGGCAGCTCGATCGCGTGCGGGTGCTGAGCCCGAGTACCGTGAGACTCATGACCTCGGATCACCTCGCCAGGATCACCGTCGGGGTCACGCCCACGCCGACACCGGGCGAGCTGCTGCTCGGGACGCTTGGCTACACCTTCGGGCTGGGCTTCGCCGTCCGGCAAGGGGATGGCGTGGCCGGGACGCCCGGGTCGGCCGGCGAGTACATGTGGGCTGGCTTCGGCGGCACCTATTTCTGGGTTGATCCGAAGCAGGAGCTGGTCGGCATCTTCATGACCCAAGCGCCGAGCCCGGAACGAGCGTACTACCGGAAGCTCTTCAAGCAGCTTGTCTACCAGGCGATCGTCGAGTAG
- a CDS encoding isochorismatase family protein, with translation MSDWKLDRKSAYVPDVIPDSDLAMYRKAGFGHPIGWGRKVGIAVVDMTRAFTEDRFALGSAKMGQVALRGIAQLLAVARPVGLPIFFTKMVPFKNRTEAGRWFDSCPGIFGQDDDPAAHESVEIPPEIAPRPDEPVIVKGKPSAFFGTQLHSMLTYHNVDTLIITGMVTSGCVRATVDDAFSYDYRVIIPEECVADRAEVPHRVNLFDMEMISADVIELEEVLRHLRGLNRAVYAEARL, from the coding sequence ATGTCCGACTGGAAGCTGGACCGGAAGAGCGCGTACGTCCCCGACGTCATCCCAGACAGCGACCTCGCCATGTATCGCAAGGCCGGCTTCGGCCATCCCATCGGCTGGGGCCGCAAGGTCGGCATCGCCGTCGTCGACATGACCCGCGCCTTCACCGAGGACCGGTTCGCGTTGGGGAGCGCGAAGATGGGGCAGGTGGCGCTACGGGGGATTGCGCAGTTGCTCGCGGTGGCCCGGCCGGTCGGGTTGCCAATCTTCTTCACCAAGATGGTGCCGTTCAAGAACCGCACCGAGGCCGGCCGCTGGTTCGACTCCTGCCCCGGCATCTTCGGCCAGGACGACGACCCCGCCGCCCATGAGTCCGTCGAGATCCCGCCCGAGATCGCCCCACGTCCCGACGAGCCCGTGATCGTCAAGGGGAAGCCGAGCGCTTTCTTCGGCACGCAACTCCACAGCATGCTGACCTACCACAACGTCGACACGCTGATCATCACCGGCATGGTCACCTCCGGCTGCGTCCGGGCGACCGTCGACGACGCCTTCTCATACGACTACCGGGTGATCATTCCCGAGGAGTGCGTCGCCGACCGCGCCGAGGTGCCGCACCGGGTGAACCTGTTCGATATGGAGATGATCAGTGCGGATGTGATCGAACTGGAGGAAGTGCTGCGGCATCTGCGCGGGCTGAACCGTGCCGTGTACGCGGAGGCCAGGCTGTAG
- a CDS encoding amidase yields the protein MSAAEWPWRSLADAASAVESRAVSPVELTQACLDRIEKVDRAVHAFVSVDTEGALEAARVAERNISAGRYRGPLHGIPIGIKDNYDTVGVPTRNGSQVFIDRMPSSDSTAWALLRDAGAVLLGKTVMSEAAWGVDFPPVRNPWDVRRNPGLSSGGSGAAVAAGMCFMAMGSDTGGSIRIPAGLSGVVGLKATYGRVSKAGVMPHTWSLDNAGLLTRRVEDAALTLRVIAGFDPRDPGSADMPVGDYLASLKKGIRGLRVGVPCEHFWDRMESRVEPVVRQALRDLEGAGARVKEVSIPHMAGALGAILVTEMASVTAWHDTYLRQPDRRARYTPEVRALMDAGKFIFATDFLKAQCLRRVLIDEVRAAFAGVDVLATPTLPLCGWEVSQSHVEIAGQPEHVLHACWRYTYPWNLTGLPALSVPCGFADGLPVGLQLVGKPFDEATILRVGEAYQQATRWHEQHPADPAPGAA from the coding sequence ATGAGCGCTGCCGAGTGGCCCTGGCGATCTCTGGCCGACGCCGCGAGCGCCGTCGAGTCGCGGGCCGTCTCGCCCGTTGAGCTGACCCAGGCCTGTCTCGACCGGATCGAGAAGGTCGACCGCGCCGTGCACGCCTTCGTCTCCGTCGATACCGAGGGGGCGCTCGAGGCCGCCCGGGTCGCCGAGCGCAACATATCGGCCGGCCGCTACCGAGGCCCCCTGCACGGCATCCCCATCGGCATCAAGGACAACTACGACACCGTCGGCGTCCCCACCCGCAACGGCTCCCAGGTCTTCATCGACCGGATGCCGTCGTCGGACTCGACGGCCTGGGCGCTCTTGCGCGACGCCGGCGCCGTGCTCCTCGGCAAGACCGTGATGAGCGAGGCCGCCTGGGGCGTCGACTTCCCGCCTGTGCGGAACCCCTGGGACGTGCGGCGCAACCCCGGCCTGTCGTCCGGCGGCTCCGGAGCCGCCGTGGCCGCCGGAATGTGCTTCATGGCCATGGGGTCGGATACTGGCGGGTCCATCCGGATCCCCGCCGGACTCTCGGGCGTCGTCGGGTTGAAGGCCACCTACGGCCGCGTCTCGAAGGCCGGCGTTATGCCCCACACCTGGTCTCTGGACAACGCCGGGCTGTTGACCCGGCGGGTCGAGGACGCCGCGTTGACGCTCCGGGTGATCGCCGGCTTCGACCCGCGCGATCCCGGCTCGGCCGACATGCCCGTCGGCGACTACCTCGCCTCGTTGAAGAAGGGCATCCGCGGCCTGCGCGTCGGCGTGCCGTGCGAGCACTTCTGGGACCGGATGGAGTCTCGCGTCGAGCCTGTCGTCCGCCAGGCCTTGCGCGATCTCGAGGGGGCCGGCGCGCGGGTGAAGGAGGTCTCCATCCCCCACATGGCCGGCGCCCTCGGCGCCATCCTCGTGACCGAGATGGCGTCGGTCACCGCCTGGCACGACACGTATCTGCGGCAGCCCGACCGGCGTGCCCGGTACACCCCAGAGGTGCGCGCCCTCATGGACGCCGGGAAGTTCATCTTCGCTACCGACTTCCTCAAGGCTCAGTGCCTGCGCCGGGTGCTGATCGATGAGGTGCGCGCCGCCTTCGCCGGCGTCGACGTCCTCGCGACGCCGACATTGCCCTTGTGCGGCTGGGAGGTCTCGCAGAGCCACGTCGAGATCGCCGGCCAGCCCGAGCACGTGCTCCACGCTTGCTGGCGTTACACGTACCCCTGGAACCTGACCGGGCTGCCCGCGCTGTCCGTGCCGTGCGGGTTCGCGGACGGGCTCCCCGTCGGCCTGCAGCTCGTCGGGAAGCCATTCGACGAGGCGACCATCTTACGGGTGGGGGAGGCGTATCAGCAGGCCACCCGCTGGCACGAGCAGCATCCGGCCGACCCCGCGCCGGGTGCGGCCTGA
- a CDS encoding nitrilase family protein, with protein sequence MSDRKGRDEAVVKIACVQMAPVVGEKERNVRRSVERIEEAVGAGASLIVLPELCNSGYVFDSREEAFALAEEIPDGPTCQAWIEVARKHGLHLVAGIAERYGQVLYNAAVVIGPSGFVGKFRKNHLWNEENLFFEPGNLGFPVFKTPIGRIGTFICYDGWFPESYRLCALQGADIVCIPTNWVPIPGQAKNREAMANILVMAAAHVNSVFVAAADRVGTEREQPFIGQSLIASYTGWPIAGPASPDKEEILYAEANLADARRKRNWTEYNQVLRDRRIDVYDEMLGAKTTRGWY encoded by the coding sequence ATGAGCGATCGAAAGGGACGCGACGAGGCGGTCGTGAAGATCGCCTGCGTCCAGATGGCGCCGGTCGTCGGAGAGAAGGAGCGGAACGTCCGCCGGAGCGTCGAGCGGATCGAGGAGGCCGTCGGCGCGGGCGCCAGCCTCATCGTGCTGCCCGAGCTGTGCAATTCGGGATACGTGTTCGACTCCCGCGAGGAGGCCTTCGCGCTGGCCGAGGAGATCCCGGACGGCCCCACCTGCCAGGCCTGGATCGAGGTCGCCCGCAAGCACGGTCTCCACCTGGTCGCCGGCATCGCCGAGCGGTACGGGCAGGTCCTCTACAACGCCGCCGTCGTCATCGGGCCATCAGGCTTCGTCGGGAAGTTCCGGAAGAACCACCTCTGGAACGAGGAGAACCTCTTCTTCGAGCCGGGCAACCTCGGCTTCCCCGTCTTCAAGACGCCAATAGGTCGTATCGGGACCTTCATCTGCTACGACGGCTGGTTCCCCGAGAGCTATCGGCTCTGCGCCCTGCAGGGCGCCGATATCGTCTGCATCCCCACCAACTGGGTCCCCATCCCCGGGCAGGCGAAGAACCGAGAGGCGATGGCCAACATCCTCGTCATGGCCGCCGCCCACGTCAACTCCGTCTTCGTCGCCGCCGCCGACCGGGTCGGCACCGAGCGGGAGCAGCCCTTCATCGGCCAGAGCCTCATCGCGTCGTATACGGGCTGGCCCATCGCCGGCCCCGCCAGCCCCGACAAGGAGGAAATTCTCTACGCCGAGGCCAACCTCGCCGACGCCCGCCGCAAGCGCAACTGGACCGAGTACAACCAGGTGCTCCGCGACCGCCGCATCGACGTCTACGATGAGATGCTCGGGGCCAAAACAACCAGGGGGTGGTACTGA
- a CDS encoding branched-chain amino acid ABC transporter ATP-binding protein/permease — MAARWQGILTVTTLLAAALAASPFVLGEYAQQILAQAFFFAIAAITVDLLWGYTGVLTFGQSAFFGIGVYTVALALAYYIEGPLATAGAIVVAMAAAALMGAGVGWLAFFDRASPIYAAIVTLALPVVFTQIILSGGAYTGSSSGLPIPAPFLSVEQWFWISGGLLLLVAVGAYVLVTSDAGRILVAIRENEDRCRYLGLRTSRLKIGLMAVCSAVAALAGAFYVLFGTVAAHNYGDFIFGTEMVVWTALGGRGTLVGPILGTIGINYVSAVLGGNLPFVWLLFVGFAFVLVVVYLPQGLVPALVSGVSRLVRSLAETRRPVLARPAVHAASLRALPRANGAATTASEDGPVLELRGVSKRFGSLQVLEGVNLEARRGEVVGIVGPNGAGKTTLLRCIADGREQSSGEVRVGGRRIDGLPPQECVALGVGRKFQTPNVFDALTVLDCLRVARAYRTPASPWRRSRTLELPEPALHAVEVSGLLPLLNEPAGHLSHGAKQALELAMVLALEPTVLLLDEPTAGLTRDERAAIGSVLRELARSHRLCLLLIEHDLDFVREISTRLVVLHQGKILLDGPLAEVADSELVRTIYIGGKP, encoded by the coding sequence ATGGCCGCTCGGTGGCAAGGCATACTCACCGTCACAACGCTCCTGGCCGCGGCGCTGGCCGCGAGCCCGTTTGTTCTCGGTGAGTACGCGCAGCAGATCCTCGCCCAGGCGTTCTTCTTCGCGATCGCGGCGATCACGGTCGATCTCCTCTGGGGCTATACGGGCGTCCTGACGTTCGGCCAGTCGGCGTTCTTCGGCATCGGCGTCTACACGGTGGCCCTCGCGCTCGCCTACTACATCGAGGGGCCGCTTGCGACGGCGGGGGCGATCGTCGTGGCGATGGCGGCGGCGGCGCTGATGGGCGCAGGGGTCGGGTGGCTCGCCTTCTTCGACCGCGCGTCGCCGATCTACGCGGCGATCGTGACGCTGGCACTCCCGGTGGTCTTCACGCAGATCATCCTCTCCGGCGGCGCGTACACGGGGTCGAGCAGCGGGCTGCCGATCCCGGCGCCGTTCCTTTCGGTCGAGCAGTGGTTCTGGATCTCGGGGGGGCTCCTCCTCCTCGTGGCGGTCGGCGCCTACGTGCTCGTCACGAGCGACGCGGGGCGGATCCTGGTCGCGATCCGCGAGAACGAGGACCGCTGCCGGTACCTGGGGCTCCGGACCTCGCGCCTTAAGATCGGCCTGATGGCAGTCTGCAGCGCGGTGGCGGCGCTGGCCGGCGCTTTCTACGTGCTCTTCGGGACCGTCGCGGCTCACAACTACGGCGACTTCATCTTCGGGACGGAGATGGTCGTCTGGACGGCGCTGGGCGGCCGCGGGACGCTGGTCGGCCCGATCCTCGGCACGATCGGCATCAACTACGTCTCGGCGGTCCTCGGCGGCAACCTCCCTTTCGTCTGGCTCCTCTTCGTCGGCTTCGCGTTCGTGCTGGTCGTCGTCTACCTTCCACAGGGGCTCGTGCCGGCGCTCGTCAGTGGCGTGTCGCGGCTCGTCCGTTCGCTCGCGGAGACGCGGAGGCCGGTTCTCGCCCGCCCGGCGGTGCACGCCGCCTCGCTGCGCGCCCTTCCCAGAGCGAACGGCGCGGCCACCACCGCGAGCGAGGACGGGCCGGTCCTCGAGTTGCGTGGCGTGTCGAAGCGGTTCGGGAGCCTGCAGGTGCTCGAAGGGGTGAACCTCGAGGCGAGACGGGGCGAGGTCGTGGGGATCGTCGGGCCGAACGGCGCCGGCAAGACCACACTCCTCCGCTGCATCGCGGACGGCCGCGAGCAGTCGAGCGGCGAGGTGCGGGTGGGCGGCCGTCGGATCGACGGCCTGCCGCCGCAAGAGTGCGTGGCGCTGGGCGTGGGCCGGAAGTTCCAGACGCCGAACGTCTTCGACGCCCTGACGGTCCTCGACTGCCTGCGCGTGGCGCGCGCCTACCGGACGCCGGCGTCGCCCTGGCGGCGCTCCCGGACGCTGGAGCTGCCGGAGCCGGCCCTCCACGCGGTCGAGGTCTCGGGGCTCCTGCCGCTCCTGAACGAGCCGGCCGGCCACCTCTCGCACGGGGCGAAGCAGGCCCTGGAGCTTGCGATGGTGCTCGCGCTCGAGCCGACGGTGCTCCTCCTCGACGAGCCGACGGCGGGGCTCACGCGCGACGAGCGGGCGGCGATCGGCAGCGTGCTGCGGGAGCTGGCCCGGAGCCACCGGCTCTGCCTGCTCCTCATCGAGCACGACCTCGACTTCGTCCGCGAGATCAGCACGCGGCTCGTGGTGCTTCACCAGGGGAAGATCCTCCTCGATGGCCCGCTCGCGGAGGTGGCCGACTCGGAGCTGGTCCGGACGATCTACATCGGCGGCAAGCCATGA
- a CDS encoding ABC transporter ATP-binding protein: MIAIQALEGGYGESPVLRGVALDVPRGEIFAILGKNGMGKTTLLKTIMGLLPAKKGRVELLGQDVTGWPPYRITRLGVSYVPQEKAIFQDLTVEENLRLALRDGASFDARLEMIARWFPVLKARLQQRAGTLSGGEQKMLLIGRALLTRPRLVLVDEITEGLQPAMITRLTEVLAEEGRAHGLTVVLVEQNVGFALALADRYAVLKGGTVVETGRASDAGAREHVERNLVI, translated from the coding sequence ATGATCGCCATCCAGGCCCTCGAGGGGGGCTACGGCGAGTCGCCGGTTCTCCGCGGCGTCGCCCTCGACGTCCCGCGCGGAGAGATCTTCGCCATCCTCGGGAAGAACGGGATGGGGAAGACGACGCTCCTCAAGACGATCATGGGGCTCCTGCCGGCCAAGAAAGGCCGCGTGGAGCTTCTCGGGCAGGACGTCACCGGATGGCCGCCCTACCGCATCACGCGCCTCGGGGTGAGCTACGTCCCCCAGGAGAAGGCGATCTTCCAGGACCTGACGGTGGAGGAGAACCTCCGCCTCGCGCTGCGAGACGGGGCCAGTTTCGACGCGCGGCTCGAGATGATCGCGCGCTGGTTCCCGGTCTTGAAGGCGCGGCTGCAACAGCGCGCGGGGACGCTCTCGGGGGGGGAGCAGAAGATGCTCCTCATCGGACGGGCGCTCCTCACCCGCCCGCGTCTGGTCCTCGTTGACGAGATCACCGAAGGGCTTCAACCCGCCATGATCACGAGGCTCACAGAGGTCCTGGCGGAGGAGGGGCGGGCGCACGGCCTCACGGTCGTGCTCGTGGAGCAGAACGTCGGGTTCGCGCTGGCGCTGGCGGACCGCTATGCCGTCCTAAAGGGGGGGACGGTCGTCGAGACCGGGCGCGCCAGCGATGCCGGCGCGCGGGAGCACGTCGAACGAAACCTGGTCATCTAG
- a CDS encoding substrate-binding protein, translating to MLGLATLSGGTAQSAEKQPIVIAVPVGLSGVNSVVAPAVVQSAELAVEELNAKGGIMGRPVKLMPLDDESGPAGAVKAFNTAIRQHKADAIITMETSAARNAGAPIADRAKTLFIYTSFYEGRACGKYLYVNAWVPEQIVPPLVKFMTDEKKVKKWFVLGSDYAFGRGLIEPAKKTITELGGTILGEEYQPLQQSDWTAIISKIRAANPDGIMYATSGGGPNIDFMKQFKAAGLKMPVGSLSIDELTAEQGGNAAEGVYYTGDYFTGIDNAENKTFLEAMKKKFGTNLKTPNSLSEPEYDGIHAYAMAVEKAKSTDADKVAAVLPTIVFKGPRGPVQMNKQHHAPLPVYLAQVQADGKTKIIKSFGLVDPGNQCPNLK from the coding sequence ATGCTGGGGCTCGCCACGCTATCGGGTGGCACGGCGCAGTCGGCCGAGAAGCAGCCAATCGTCATCGCCGTGCCGGTCGGCCTCTCCGGCGTAAACAGCGTCGTGGCGCCGGCCGTCGTGCAGTCGGCGGAACTGGCGGTCGAGGAGCTGAACGCCAAGGGCGGCATCATGGGGCGGCCGGTGAAGCTGATGCCGCTCGACGACGAAAGCGGCCCGGCCGGTGCCGTGAAAGCGTTCAACACGGCGATCCGGCAGCACAAGGCCGACGCGATCATCACCATGGAGACGAGCGCGGCGCGCAACGCGGGCGCCCCGATCGCCGACCGCGCGAAGACGCTCTTCATCTACACCTCCTTCTACGAGGGGCGTGCCTGCGGGAAGTACCTCTACGTCAACGCCTGGGTGCCCGAGCAGATCGTGCCGCCGCTCGTGAAGTTCATGACCGACGAGAAGAAAGTCAAGAAGTGGTTCGTGCTCGGCAGCGACTACGCCTTCGGGCGCGGGTTGATCGAGCCGGCCAAGAAGACGATCACGGAACTGGGCGGCACGATCCTCGGCGAGGAGTACCAGCCGCTCCAGCAGTCCGACTGGACGGCGATCATCAGCAAGATCCGCGCGGCCAACCCGGACGGCATCATGTACGCCACCTCGGGCGGCGGGCCGAACATCGACTTCATGAAGCAGTTCAAGGCGGCCGGCTTGAAGATGCCGGTCGGGAGCCTCTCGATCGACGAGCTGACGGCCGAGCAGGGCGGCAACGCGGCCGAGGGGGTCTACTACACCGGCGACTACTTCACCGGCATCGACAACGCCGAGAACAAGACCTTCCTCGAGGCAATGAAGAAGAAGTTCGGGACCAATCTCAAGACGCCGAACTCGCTCTCCGAGCCGGAGTACGACGGCATCCATGCGTACGCCATGGCGGTCGAGAAGGCGAAGAGCACCGACGCGGACAAGGTAGCGGCGGTGCTGCCGACGATCGTCTTCAAGGGGCCGCGGGGACCGGTGCAGATGAACAAGCAGCACCACGCGCCGCTGCCGGTCTACCTCGCCCAGGTGCAGGCGGACGGGAAGACCAAGATCATCAAGAGCTTCGGGCTCGTCGATCCGGGCAACCAGTGCCCGAACCTCAAGTAA
- a CDS encoding branched-chain amino acid ABC transporter permease, giving the protein MYTTQLLDVVTTAGVLYIVAVGLLVVYGVLKIINLAHGAFLAMGAYAGVLTTWAGWNPWTALLLAAVMGVAVAALVEWRVLRALYARPLDTILATWGLNIIVVQILTLYFGREIHFAESAIAQPISVAGVTYSQYRLVLLLIAVALGVLVWLVMQRTQIGVVAQAVIMNEELAQALGINTRLVRFVTFCLGAGLASLAGALLTPLVSVHPNLGVPWLINAFMLVLVAGVSLGNLALAALVLGGAQVLVSSYGNPVLGSLTIVILAVIILRFRTITI; this is encoded by the coding sequence ATGTACACCACGCAGCTGCTCGACGTCGTCACGACGGCCGGTGTGCTGTACATCGTGGCGGTCGGCCTCCTCGTCGTCTACGGGGTCCTCAAGATCATCAACCTCGCCCACGGGGCGTTCCTCGCCATGGGTGCCTATGCGGGGGTCCTCACGACCTGGGCCGGCTGGAACCCCTGGACGGCGCTGCTCCTGGCGGCGGTCATGGGGGTGGCGGTCGCGGCGCTGGTCGAGTGGCGGGTCCTGCGCGCGCTCTACGCGCGGCCGCTCGATACGATCCTCGCCACTTGGGGCCTCAACATCATCGTCGTGCAGATCCTCACACTCTACTTCGGGCGCGAGATCCACTTCGCCGAGAGCGCGATCGCGCAGCCGATCAGCGTGGCCGGCGTGACCTACTCCCAGTACCGGCTCGTCCTCCTCCTGATCGCGGTGGCCCTCGGCGTCCTCGTCTGGCTCGTGATGCAACGGACGCAGATCGGGGTCGTCGCCCAGGCGGTGATCATGAACGAGGAGTTGGCGCAGGCGCTCGGCATCAACACGCGACTCGTCCGGTTCGTCACCTTCTGCCTCGGCGCGGGCCTGGCGAGCCTGGCCGGCGCGCTCCTCACCCCACTCGTGAGCGTGCACCCCAACCTCGGCGTCCCCTGGCTCATCAACGCCTTCATGCTCGTCCTGGTGGCGGGGGTGTCGCTCGGCAACCTCGCGCTCGCCGCGCTGGTCCTGGGCGGCGCGCAGGTGCTGGTCAGCTCCTACGGGAACCCGGTCCTCGGCAGTCTCACCATCGTCATCCTCGCCGTCATCATCCTTCGGTTCCGGACGATCACGATCTAA
- a CDS encoding alpha/beta hydrolase, with translation MLPAMLCDEDLYRAQIAALGDFVESLPLVVAEADMAESAAAVLRRAPARFVLAGTSYGASLALEVAVTAPTRVLGLWLMGCNPGPHGHPEAASRLGGRVEAGEFEAVVEELAQRTVYARGPNGPVAGAAFRRMARRLGPAVFLQQNATLLGRHDRRGNLAGIDCPTLLIWGREDDFAEIAHGSLMAARMPRANLVVLDDCGHLPPIEQPAAVADAVRTWLRQV, from the coding sequence TTGCTGCCGGCGATGCTCTGCGATGAAGATCTCTATCGGGCGCAGATCGCTGCCCTCGGGGATTTTGTGGAGTCACTGCCGCTTGTTGTTGCTGAGGCAGACATGGCCGAGAGCGCTGCCGCGGTGCTTCGGCGGGCACCAGCGCGGTTCGTACTTGCTGGTACGTCGTATGGTGCTAGCCTAGCGCTCGAGGTTGCGGTTACAGCTCCAACCCGCGTGCTCGGGCTGTGGCTGATGGGTTGCAACCCGGGACCGCATGGACATCCCGAGGCGGCCAGCCGGCTTGGTGGCCGAGTGGAGGCTGGCGAGTTCGAGGCGGTCGTCGAGGAGTTGGCACAGAGGACAGTGTACGCTCGTGGTCCGAACGGGCCGGTGGCCGGCGCCGCGTTTCGGAGAATGGCCCGGCGACTCGGTCCCGCGGTATTCCTGCAACAGAACGCAACGCTCCTCGGACGGCATGACCGGCGAGGCAATCTGGCGGGCATCGACTGCCCGACACTGTTGATCTGGGGCCGTGAGGATGATTTCGCCGAGATCGCACACGGGTCCCTGATGGCGGCCCGGATGCCGCGAGCCAACCTCGTCGTCCTCGACGACTGCGGCCATTTGCCGCCGATTGAGCAGCCCGCGGCGGTTGCCGACGCTGTCCGTACGTGGTTGCGTCAGGTATAG